In the genome of Desulfuromonas sp. DDH964, one region contains:
- a CDS encoding NusG domain II-containing protein, giving the protein MALSGAWRRTRPLDRLVVALLLLLCALLLVWLRPGPPGRRLLVERDGKVIYTAPLDQERRVELNGRIGITRLAIHQGRVCIEDSPCPRKVCIGMGRIERAGELLACVPNGLLVRIDGGAAAAGEGYDLLSR; this is encoded by the coding sequence ATGGCCCTGAGCGGCGCCTGGCGCCGCACCCGCCCCCTCGATCGCCTGGTGGTGGCGCTGCTCCTTCTCCTCTGCGCTCTGCTGCTGGTCTGGCTGCGCCCCGGTCCGCCGGGGCGACGGCTGCTGGTCGAACGCGACGGCAAGGTGATCTACACTGCCCCCCTCGACCAGGAGCGGAGGGTGGAACTGAACGGCCGCATTGGCATTACCCGGCTCGCGATTCACCAGGGGCGCGTCTGTATCGAGGATTCCCCCTGTCCGCGTAAGGTCTGCATCGGCATGGGACGCATCGAGCGCGCCGGGGAACTTCTGGCCTGCGTTCCTAACGGCCTGCTGGTGCGCATCGACGGCGGCGCTGCCGCGGCGGGGGAGGGCTATGACCTCCTCAGCCGTTGA
- a CDS encoding ABC transporter ATP-binding protein, with translation MTVLTFLLPYWRHYRRLLLAGLLWLVLTNLLAMTIPWLLQRGIDGAAAGNWQAVAVAAGLMAAAALARGTARVLSRLRFLHTARYVEVDLRQDLLSRLLDQGTPFFDRHRTGDLLSRFTNDLANLRMMAGFGLLTLCDAALVYLFSLVMLLRLAPWLTLIGLLPYPLLLLLVKRLSRSLLQRSSEVQEGLGLVSEAVEEAVSGQAVVRAYNLRDHLGREFDRRNASYLERNLALSRLRALVLPVMTVIGPLSTLLAFYFGGRLVVGGELSLGELVAFNAYLVQLAWPTTLLGWVLTLLQRARASSERLQPILAAPRTEAAGGEPPLAGAPSLSARQLSFAYGERPVLQDLAFDLPAGSLVGITGPTGSGKSSLLRLIAGLYPTAAGTLLIAGQDLARLDLRAHRRRLAMVPQEGRLFSGSLRQNLLYADPAGDERLLAEIAATVALDSDLTELPAGFATAVGEGGVSLSGGQRQRVALGRALARDGNLWLLDDPFSHLDAVTARRVWARLRPKLAGRTVVLVSSRVSLLAGVEQVLVLDRGRLVACGRHAELLAADGLYARLFRREQLQDALEVAP, from the coding sequence ATGACCGTCCTGACCTTTCTCCTCCCCTACTGGCGCCACTACCGGCGGCTCCTCTTGGCCGGCCTGCTCTGGCTGGTGCTGACCAACCTGCTGGCGATGACCATCCCCTGGCTCCTCCAGCGCGGTATCGACGGCGCCGCCGCCGGCAACTGGCAGGCGGTGGCGGTCGCCGCCGGGCTGATGGCTGCCGCCGCCCTCGCCCGGGGAACGGCCCGGGTTTTGTCGCGGCTGCGGTTTCTCCACACCGCCCGCTACGTTGAAGTCGACCTGCGCCAGGATCTCCTCTCCCGGCTGCTCGACCAGGGGACCCCCTTTTTCGACCGCCACCGGACCGGCGACCTGCTGTCGCGCTTCACCAACGACCTCGCCAACCTGCGGATGATGGCCGGCTTCGGCCTGTTGACCCTCTGCGACGCGGCGCTCGTCTATCTCTTCTCGCTGGTCATGCTGCTGCGCCTGGCGCCGTGGCTGACCCTGATCGGTCTTCTCCCCTATCCGCTCCTGCTGCTGCTGGTCAAGCGGCTCAGCCGCTCGCTGTTGCAGCGCTCCAGCGAGGTCCAGGAGGGGCTCGGACTGGTCAGCGAAGCGGTGGAGGAGGCGGTCAGTGGCCAGGCGGTGGTGCGTGCCTACAATCTGCGCGATCACCTGGGGCGCGAGTTTGACCGCCGCAACGCCAGCTACCTGGAGCGCAACCTCGCCCTGAGCCGGCTGCGCGCGCTGGTGCTGCCGGTGATGACGGTGATCGGCCCCTTGAGCACCCTGCTCGCATTCTACTTCGGTGGCCGGTTGGTGGTCGGCGGTGAGCTCTCTCTCGGCGAGCTGGTCGCCTTCAACGCCTACCTGGTGCAGCTTGCCTGGCCCACTACCCTGCTCGGCTGGGTGCTGACCCTGCTGCAGCGGGCCCGAGCCAGCAGCGAACGGCTGCAGCCGATCCTCGCCGCCCCCCGCACCGAGGCGGCCGGTGGCGAGCCGCCGCTGGCGGGGGCGCCGTCCCTCAGCGCCCGCCAACTCAGCTTCGCCTATGGCGAGCGCCCGGTTCTGCAGGATCTCGCTTTCGACCTTCCGGCCGGCTCCCTGGTCGGCATTACCGGGCCGACCGGGTCCGGCAAAAGCAGCCTGCTGCGGCTTATCGCCGGGCTCTACCCGACGGCGGCTGGCACCCTCCTGATTGCGGGCCAGGACCTGGCCCGGCTCGATCTGCGCGCCCACCGCCGCCGGCTGGCGATGGTCCCCCAGGAGGGGCGCCTTTTCTCCGGCAGCCTGCGCCAGAACCTGCTCTACGCCGACCCGGCCGGGGACGAGCGGCTCCTTGCCGAGATTGCCGCAACCGTCGCCCTCGACAGCGATCTTACGGAGCTGCCGGCCGGTTTTGCCACGGCGGTCGGGGAGGGGGGGGTCAGCCTTTCCGGCGGGCAGCGGCAGCGGGTAGCCCTGGGCCGGGCACTGGCGCGCGACGGCAACCTCTGGCTCCTCGACGACCCCTTCAGCCACCTCGACGCCGTCACCGCGCGCCGGGTCTGGGCGCGGCTGCGACCAAAGCTGGCGGGGCGGACGGTGGTGCTGGTTTCGAGCCGGGTATCGCTCCTCGCCGGCGTCGAGCAGGTGCTGGTCCTCGACCGGGGGCGCCTGGTGGCGTGCGGCCGCCATGCCGAACTCCTCGCCGCCGACGGTCTCTATGCCCGCCTTTTCCGCCGCGAGCAGCTGCAGGATGCCCTGGAGGTGGCGCCATGA
- a CDS encoding sugar phosphate nucleotidyltransferase, with the protein MKVILPVAGKGTRLRPHTISKAKSLVQVAGKTVLEHIVSRLSQAPVTEYIFITDENGGQIEEFMKRSFPALNCHYIVQKERLGPAHAVALAAPRIAPGDDVLVVFNDTIFVADLGRIPQLCSDCDGLIYSKEVEDYQRFGVNVVAGEFIVDMVEKPDTPVSRLAQVGLYYLKDGAGFMGYLERTIAAGETVKGEYYLPAVFMRMIADGLKFRAPEIDAWLDCGKPETLLETNRYLLEGRHHCHGEVVDSVLIEPVHIGYGVTVRNSIIGPYVSVATGSVVENSVICDSIINANSTVRSLVLEGSILGDAVTLAGSPRRMNIGDHSLIEMEG; encoded by the coding sequence ATGAAAGTCATTCTCCCGGTGGCCGGCAAGGGGACGCGGCTGCGCCCCCACACCATCAGCAAGGCCAAATCCCTGGTCCAGGTCGCCGGCAAGACCGTCCTCGAGCATATCGTCAGTCGCCTCAGCCAGGCGCCGGTGACCGAGTATATTTTCATCACCGACGAAAACGGCGGCCAGATCGAGGAGTTCATGAAGCGCAGCTTTCCGGCGCTCAACTGCCACTACATCGTGCAGAAGGAGCGTCTCGGTCCCGCCCACGCGGTCGCCCTGGCAGCTCCGCGGATCGCTCCCGGCGATGATGTCCTGGTGGTTTTCAACGACACCATCTTTGTCGCCGACCTCGGCCGGATCCCCCAGCTTTGCAGCGACTGTGACGGTCTGATCTACTCCAAAGAGGTCGAAGATTACCAGCGCTTCGGAGTCAACGTCGTCGCGGGGGAGTTCATCGTCGATATGGTCGAGAAACCGGACACCCCGGTTTCCCGGCTCGCTCAGGTCGGCCTCTACTATCTCAAGGATGGGGCCGGCTTCATGGGCTACCTCGAGCGGACCATCGCCGCCGGCGAGACGGTCAAGGGGGAGTATTACCTCCCCGCCGTCTTCATGCGAATGATCGCCGATGGCCTCAAGTTCCGGGCTCCGGAGATCGACGCCTGGCTCGACTGCGGCAAGCCCGAGACGCTGCTCGAAACCAATCGCTACCTCCTTGAAGGGCGCCATCACTGTCACGGCGAGGTCGTCGATTCGGTGCTGATCGAACCGGTCCATATCGGCTACGGGGTCACGGTTCGCAACAGCATCATCGGGCCTTACGTTTCGGTGGCGACCGGCAGCGTCGTCGAGAACAGCGTGATTTGCGATTCGATCATCAACGCCAACAGCACGGTGCGCTCCCTGGTCCTGGAGGGGAGCATCCTCGGCGATGCGGTGACCCTGGCCGGTTCGCCGCGCCGGATGAACATCGGCGACCACTCCCTGATCGAGATGGAGGGGTAG
- the hslO gene encoding Hsp33 family molecular chaperone HslO, giving the protein MNDHLIRILTSDGSLRAVAALTTNLAEETRHRQQTDPTATVAIGRVVTAAALLGSLLKGAQRLALILEGNGPLRQLSAESDAHGNLRATLKEPVAGLPPKEDRFDVAGAIGRAGFLQVVKDLGLREPYRGMVQLVASEVAEDLAWYLTHSEQVPSSVGLGVTLGPEAEVKAAGGFLVQAMPGCDEELLARVEERVRLLPPVSTLLARGESPEQIVARLFAGIPYTVQLRTELAYRCTCRREQVRAMLATLDPEELQELAAAGEEVTVTCEFCKEPYRFSAAEVGELAGS; this is encoded by the coding sequence ATGAACGACCACCTGATTCGCATCCTGACCAGCGACGGTTCACTGCGGGCGGTCGCCGCCCTGACCACCAACCTCGCCGAGGAGACCCGCCACCGCCAGCAGACCGACCCGACCGCCACCGTCGCCATCGGCCGGGTGGTGACCGCCGCCGCCCTCCTCGGCAGCCTCCTCAAGGGAGCGCAGCGCCTGGCTTTGATCCTCGAGGGGAACGGGCCGCTGCGCCAGCTTTCCGCCGAATCGGATGCCCATGGCAACCTGCGCGCCACTCTCAAGGAGCCGGTCGCCGGTCTGCCGCCGAAAGAAGACCGCTTTGACGTCGCCGGAGCGATCGGCCGCGCCGGTTTTTTGCAGGTGGTAAAGGATCTCGGCCTGCGCGAACCGTATCGCGGCATGGTCCAGCTGGTCGCCAGTGAAGTCGCCGAGGACCTTGCCTGGTACCTGACCCATTCCGAGCAGGTCCCCTCCTCGGTCGGCCTCGGGGTCACCCTGGGCCCGGAAGCGGAGGTGAAAGCCGCCGGCGGTTTCCTGGTCCAGGCGATGCCGGGCTGCGACGAAGAGCTGCTGGCCCGTGTCGAGGAGCGCGTTCGCCTCCTGCCGCCGGTCAGCACCCTGCTCGCCCGGGGGGAGTCACCGGAACAGATCGTCGCCCGGCTCTTCGCGGGGATTCCCTACACGGTCCAGCTGCGCACCGAACTCGCCTACCGCTGTACCTGCCGCCGGGAACAGGTGCGCGCCATGCTCGCCACCCTCGACCCGGAAGAGCTGCAGGAGCTGGCCGCGGCCGGGGAGGAGGTAACCGTCACCTGTGAATTCTGCAAGGAACCCTACCGTTTTTCGGCCGCGGAGGTCGGCGAGCTCGCCGGTTCGTAG
- a CDS encoding FAD:protein FMN transferase — MPPSRLLHGLLFLLFCATLTGCPDRSGPAAEVRRSRIIMGTVVEITAFGAAQPVLEQAVERAFAEISRIDELMSPYRPESDVARLSAATTPLAVTAETAAVIASGLQVAAASGGAFDMGLGRLKALWNIEGETPRVPTPEELAGALAATGPGDLQLAGRTVSKSAPDLQVDLGGIAKGYAVDRAAALLQAAGVSHASVNAGGDMRLLGDHGDRPWRIGIQHPRNDEAILATLALADTAVVTSGDYERFFERDGVRYHHLFDPASGQPARRCQAVTIVAPTAMLADALATAVFVLGPQQGLELLIRFPGVEGLIVAADGTTVTSPGLAGRVTWP, encoded by the coding sequence GTGCCCCCCTCCCGCCTTCTCCATGGCCTACTGTTCCTCCTCTTCTGCGCCACCCTGACCGGCTGCCCGGACCGCTCCGGGCCTGCGGCCGAGGTGCGGCGCAGCCGCATCATCATGGGGACGGTGGTCGAAATAACCGCCTTCGGGGCGGCGCAGCCGGTGCTGGAGCAGGCCGTCGAGCGCGCCTTTGCCGAGATCTCCCGCATCGATGAGTTGATGTCCCCCTACCGTCCGGAGAGCGACGTCGCCCGTCTCTCCGCCGCCACCACGCCGCTGGCGGTAACGGCAGAGACGGCGGCGGTCATCGCCAGCGGCCTGCAGGTCGCAGCAGCGAGCGGCGGCGCCTTCGACATGGGGCTGGGGCGGCTCAAGGCGCTCTGGAATATCGAGGGGGAAACGCCGCGGGTACCAACGCCGGAGGAGCTGGCGGGGGCCCTGGCCGCTACCGGTCCCGGCGACCTGCAACTGGCGGGGCGAACGGTCAGCAAGAGTGCCCCGGACCTGCAAGTCGATCTCGGCGGCATCGCCAAGGGGTACGCCGTCGATCGCGCCGCGGCACTGTTGCAGGCGGCCGGTGTCAGCCACGCCTCGGTCAACGCCGGTGGCGACATGCGCCTGCTCGGCGACCACGGTGATCGCCCCTGGCGCATCGGCATCCAGCATCCGCGCAACGACGAAGCGATCCTCGCCACCCTGGCGCTGGCCGACACCGCGGTGGTCACCTCCGGCGACTATGAGCGTTTCTTCGAGCGCGACGGGGTACGCTATCATCACCTCTTCGATCCCGCCAGCGGCCAACCGGCGCGGCGCTGCCAGGCGGTGACGATTGTCGCCCCGACGGCGATGCTCGCCGATGCCCTGGCGACGGCGGTCTTCGTCCTCGGCCCGCAGCAGGGACTGGAACTCCTTATCCGCTTTCCGGGAGTTGAGGGACTGATCGTCGCCGCCGACGGCACCACCGTCACCAGCCCGGGGCTGGCGGGCAGGGTGACATGGCCCTGA
- a CDS encoding Gx transporter family protein: MTSSAVDPLELERWRRRVFLALFAALAVALHTVEALLPSPAPWFRLGFANILTLVALFLYGGRAAWAVALTRIGVGSLLLGNLFAPGFFLSLAGGIAATALMTGSRALCGRHLGPVGVSALGAAGHATGQLLVAWLLLVRTPQLWSLYPYFLLFALGAGIANGIAADLLLETLRRHPVFGSRRDAAEPR; this comes from the coding sequence ATGACCTCCTCAGCCGTTGATCCGCTCGAACTCGAGCGCTGGCGGCGCCGGGTTTTTCTCGCCCTCTTCGCCGCCCTCGCCGTCGCCCTGCATACCGTGGAGGCGCTCCTCCCCTCGCCGGCCCCCTGGTTCCGCCTCGGTTTCGCCAATATCCTGACCCTGGTCGCCCTCTTCCTTTACGGCGGCCGCGCCGCCTGGGCGGTGGCGCTGACCCGCATCGGCGTTGGGTCGCTGCTGCTCGGCAATCTCTTCGCCCCCGGCTTCTTCCTCTCCCTCGCCGGCGGCATCGCCGCCACCGCCCTGATGACGGGGAGCCGGGCCCTCTGCGGCCGCCATCTCGGTCCGGTCGGGGTCAGCGCCCTCGGCGCCGCCGGCCATGCCACCGGCCAGCTGCTGGTCGCCTGGCTGCTGCTGGTGCGCACCCCGCAGCTCTGGAGCCTCTACCCCTACTTCCTACTCTTCGCCCTCGGCGCCGGAATCGCCAACGGCATCGCCGCCGATCTCCTCCTCGAAACCCTGCGTCGCCATCCGGTCTTTGGCAGCCGGCGCGACGCCGCCGAGCCGCGATGA
- a CDS encoding ABC transporter ATP-binding protein, which produces MTPHGFPAGDEISGRHFDWRLFRRYLGLMRPWRGSALFALLLLPLISAAKLAQPWLVMQLIDDAVVPGTLNRLPHWGGLLLGAVLLESLLLFVQGYLVQALGQRIMAALRAEGFPRLLRLPAAWFDHHPSGRLVTRLTSDVENVGELFGSGVVAALGDLLTLALTVAAMLWLDLHLSLVAFAVLPPLLGILFLFRRSMRGAMRLVRARLADLNAFVAERIAGIGEVRLFGQEERTLREFAGLQEVYRASTLRVISWDAFLYAAVEVLGALAIAALLWRGGGEVIAGVASFGTLVAFLEYVQKFFAPLRDLSAKYSIVQASNASLERIFNLADQPAELSGSALPGNDGEIRLERVSFSYDGETPALQEIDLVIAPGERIALVGATGSGKTTLGRLLLGFYRPQQGTIQVGGQPLAALDLDAWRERCAWVSQEPFLFAGSLRDNLDPTGSCDDQGLLQLLGDCGLATTVAELGGLRARLGERGRNLSSGERQLLCLVRALVRRPRLLILDEATSRLDAGTEGRVTTALRALPAECSMLLIAHRLRSARQAGRIVVLHRGRICESGSHSELLARDGHYAKLWRLQDLGIDEEKVGDPVGLEGR; this is translated from the coding sequence ATGACCCCCCACGGGTTCCCCGCCGGGGACGAAATCAGCGGCCGTCATTTCGACTGGCGCCTCTTCCGGCGCTACCTCGGGCTGATGCGACCCTGGCGCGGCAGCGCCCTGTTCGCCCTTTTGCTGCTGCCGCTGATCAGCGCCGCCAAGCTGGCGCAGCCGTGGCTGGTGATGCAGCTGATCGACGACGCCGTTGTCCCCGGCACCCTGAACCGGCTCCCCCACTGGGGCGGACTGCTGCTCGGCGCGGTCCTCCTCGAGAGCCTCCTCCTCTTTGTCCAGGGCTACCTGGTGCAGGCCCTTGGCCAGCGCATCATGGCGGCGCTGCGCGCCGAAGGGTTCCCGCGCCTGCTGCGGCTGCCGGCGGCCTGGTTCGATCACCACCCCTCGGGGCGGCTGGTGACCCGGTTGACCAGTGACGTCGAGAATGTCGGCGAGCTCTTCGGCTCGGGGGTGGTTGCCGCTCTCGGCGATTTGCTGACCCTCGCCCTGACCGTCGCCGCCATGCTCTGGCTCGACCTGCACCTCTCGCTGGTCGCCTTCGCGGTACTGCCGCCACTGCTCGGCATCCTGTTCCTGTTCCGGCGCAGCATGCGCGGCGCCATGCGCCTGGTGCGGGCGCGGCTGGCCGACCTCAACGCCTTCGTCGCCGAACGCATCGCCGGCATCGGCGAGGTGCGCCTCTTCGGCCAGGAGGAGCGCACCCTCAGGGAATTTGCCGGGCTGCAGGAGGTCTACCGCGCCAGCACCCTGCGCGTGATCAGCTGGGACGCCTTCCTCTATGCCGCCGTCGAGGTTCTCGGCGCGCTGGCGATTGCCGCCCTGCTCTGGCGCGGCGGCGGCGAAGTGATCGCCGGCGTCGCCAGTTTCGGTACCCTGGTTGCCTTTCTCGAATATGTGCAGAAATTCTTCGCGCCGTTGCGCGACCTCTCGGCCAAGTATTCGATCGTGCAGGCGAGTAACGCCTCCCTGGAGCGGATCTTCAATCTTGCCGACCAGCCGGCGGAGCTGAGCGGTAGCGCGCTTCCGGGCAATGATGGGGAAATCCGCCTTGAGCGCGTCAGTTTCAGCTACGACGGCGAGACCCCGGCGCTGCAGGAGATCGATCTGGTCATCGCTCCCGGGGAGCGGATCGCCCTGGTTGGCGCCACCGGCAGCGGCAAGACCACCCTCGGCCGTCTCCTGCTCGGTTTTTACCGGCCGCAGCAGGGGACGATCCAGGTTGGCGGGCAGCCTCTCGCCGCGCTCGACCTCGACGCCTGGCGCGAACGCTGCGCCTGGGTCTCCCAGGAACCCTTCCTCTTTGCCGGCAGCCTGCGCGACAACCTCGACCCGACGGGGAGCTGCGACGATCAGGGCCTGCTGCAACTCCTCGGCGACTGCGGCCTGGCGACAACTGTTGCCGAACTCGGTGGCCTTCGGGCCCGCCTCGGCGAGCGCGGCCGTAACCTCTCTTCCGGCGAGCGCCAGCTCCTCTGCCTGGTGCGCGCCCTGGTGCGGCGGCCCCGGCTGCTGATCCTCGACGAGGCGACCAGCCGTCTCGATGCCGGCACCGAGGGGCGGGTGACGACGGCGCTGCGCGCCCTTCCCGCGGAGTGCAGCATGCTGTTGATCGCCCACCGGCTGCGCAGCGCGCGCCAGGCCGGACGCATCGTCGTGCTGCACCGCGGCCGCATCTGCGAGAGTGGCAGTCATAGCGAGCTCCTTGCCCGGGACGGGCATTACGCCAAGCTCTGGCGCCTGCAGGATCTCGGCATCGATGAGGAAAAGGTGGGTGACCCGGTGGGGTTGGAAGGACGCTAG